From Drosophila nasuta strain 15112-1781.00 unplaced genomic scaffold, ASM2355853v1 ctg16_pilon, whole genome shotgun sequence, a single genomic window includes:
- the LOC132797642 gene encoding small ribosomal subunit protein uS5m produces the protein MAGLLLKSIQRWKSSLRVGNFVNLGGLSSNLLISRSTSFFNKLPAEDIWRGVTAVSNAGKKRGRGKGTGKKIAKDLNKGQAIGIGKKTCIWPGLNAPIIRGNELLHQQKQSENIDREKNIQKIRDSMGNFKQMKINPIDRGWSGTKMPGRSIGPPDTVGEEEFTSFDTFVLENKIVFIMKGNMGRKRRYSVLSVTGNKNGLAGFALAKGPEVRTALRKSKNRAGQKLMSINLYENRTINHDFYTGFGKTKIFVSKKPDGYGLVCHRALQTICKAIGIRDLHAKIEGSTNLQHIVKAFFIGLMRQKTYQDIANESCLHIVESQMARNGYTEIKASPHMDPKNADNDRIIDFMQFTLGNKIVLRKKSVPPFYAQSMGYTKHEIKKERFRNQANVRLHKLVNNYNYNYT, from the exons ATGGCCGGATTACTATTAAAATCCATTCAGAGATGGAAGTCATCCCTTCGTGTGGgcaattttgtaaatttaggTGGATTATCAtcgaatttattaatttctcgAAGTACAAGTTTCTTTAATAAAT TGCCTGCTGAAGATATATGGCGCGGGGTAACAGCTGTTAGTAATGCTGGTAAAAAGAGAGGACGTGGAAAAGGCACaggaaaaaaaatagcaaaggACCTTAATAAAGGGCAAGCTATTGGCATTGGAAAAAAAACGTGTATTTGGCCGGGCTTAAACGCTCCAATCATTAGAGGCAACGAACTTCtacatcaacaaaaacaatctgAAAACATTGATAGAGagaaaaacatacaaaaaattcGTGATTCTATGggaaatttcaaacaaatgaaaataaatccAATAGACCGCGGATGGTCTGGAACCAAAATGCCTGGTCGTAGTATTGGGCCTCCCGACACTGTGGGGGAGGAGGAATTCACTTCATTCGATACATTTGtgcttgaaaataaaatagtttttataatGAAAGGAAACATGGGAAGAAAACGAAGATACTCGGTATTGTCGGTGACTGGAAATAAAAATGGCTTGGCTGGCTTTGCCTTAGCTAAAGGTCCAGAAGTTCGAACCGCTCTTCGAAAATCTAAAAATCGGGCTGGGCAAAAGTTGATGAGCATTAACCTTTATGAAAATAGAACCATAAATCACGACTTTTATACCGGGtttggaaaaacaaaaatatttgtttcaaaAAAACCTGATGGATATGGATTGGTATGTCATCGCGCTCTACAAACTATATGCAAGGCAATAGGGATAAGAGATTTACATGCAAAAATTGAAGGTTCAACAAATCTCCAACATATTGTAAAAGCGTTCTTTATTGGACTTATGCGCCAAAAAACGTACCAGGATATTGCAAATGAATCGTGTTTACATATTGTTGAAAGTCAAATGGCTAGAAATGGATATACAGAAATAAAAGCCAGTCCTCACATGGACCCTAAGAATGCAGATAACGACCGGATAATTGATTTTATGCAATTCACTTTAGGAAACAAAATAGTGTTACGAAAAAAATCAGTTCCTCCATTTTACGCTCAATCAATGGGTTATACTaaacatgaaataaaaaaagagcgATTTCGAAATCAAGCTAACGTACGATTACACAAACTGGTTAATAACTACAACTATAACTATACTTAG
- the LOC132797643 gene encoding cytochrome c oxidase subunit NDUFA4: protein MFLHISKIFYLVIASSWFKQFEVLKMQGLGLQSLKKNPALIPLYVCVAAGAVGAVYYMTRLATRNPDVTWNRTSNPEPWQEYKNKQYKFYSPIRDYSKTESAAPKFEE, encoded by the exons ATGTTTTTGCACATCTctaaaattttctatttagTTATTGCGAGTTCTTGGTTTAAGCAATTTGAAGTTTTAAA AATGCAAGGATTAGGATTGCAGAGTCTTAAAAAAAATCCGGCG CTGATTCCGCTGTATGTTTGCGTTGCTGCTGGAGCCGTAGGCGCCGTTTATTATATGACTCGTCTTGCTACCAGAAATCCAGATGTTACATGGAACCGCACTTCAAATCCAGAACCATGGCaagaatacaaaaacaagCAGTATAAG tttTATTCTCCCATTAGGGATTATTCCAAAACCGAGAGCGCAGCTCCCAAGTTTGAAGAATAA